DNA sequence from the Oryza brachyantha chromosome 5, ObraRS2, whole genome shotgun sequence genome:
attttgttaaattcGAATCGTGCAATTATGTAGGCACGGACgtccttagttttttttctttttgcatacCATTTTTTCTTATGGGCCAAAATAGCCCCTACTTAGGCCTCCTTTGATTCTAAGAAAATCGATAGAAATTTTGGAGGATTTCATTCCTACAGGAATTTTCCTACAAAATCTTTTTAATCAAAGGAATCAACCCcatgaaatcctatgaaatttgtaTGGAATGCCTcttcacatataaattttggaggaaatttaaccagaggtagaacctcatggaaaaatccTTTTGagggcccctttgaatcacagaaatgaaaaaacgaaggAATATTAAAAACACAGTATTCTAACAGGAATGTAGGTGTAAAAcataggattgcaaaacaggaaaaacataggaaagaccgtttgattggaccacaagaaaaacacaagaatttaAGGAGAAATATaaactcaaaggatttttttctagGAGGTTCAACCTCtcgttaaattttctccaaaacttgtacatgaagatgcattccataggaattccatagaatttcatatgattcattcctttgattcaaagggctttgtaggaaaaaattctatatataggaatgaaatcctctgaaattcctatgaaatttctttgaatcaaagggggcaTGATTCTTTATATCttctcaaattcctgtgtttttcctgtgatccaatcaaacggtcattcctacatttttcctgtgttttttacacttatatttctgttaaaatcttatatttttcctatttctctgttttttcacTCCTATGATTCAAGGAGGGCCTTAGATTAGTTTCTTTAATCGCGCCAAACACCACGAGCAGTGTCGACGACCAGATCTGTAGCATGCCAGGATATTATTcatctgtttcaaaatacatGACTTTTTTTATGACAAGGGATTGAccactaattattttattaatagaacAGTTGCCGGTGACATGTTATGGGTATTGATTTGGGCATCTATATGTGTATATTGATTTTGTCTATTGTTGATGAATTGATTTGTTGATTTAATTTGGAGTTATATCTGATTCTGTCTAATTCGAGCCAGCTCaatcttcttctctcttttttttttggcagctCGTCAACCGCATATTGACGTGGATTTCAACCGGCACGTAAGAGACTTTTGGAACTAGTGTAAAACGAACGGGAATGTTTGTATTTTATCAGCAACCGGTGTTCAACGGATAGTCAACGTGAGAATTGGTGAGAAATTGTGCATGGCGTCATGTTGTGGCTAGGAGCTTGTGGGCTTGATCTCTTTGGCGACGCTATAGAAATAAAGATGTCACGATCAACGGACGAATCTTTccgtgtgcatgcatgcccaAAGAACAAGTTGCATTTAATTAGTTATCGATTATGCACGATTGTCTATTCCATGAGAAATGTATGCACTCGAACGGTATGAAGGCTATGAATGGTGgcattcattaaaaaaaaggtgaatGATGATGGTTATATATGAAGTATGCAAAACCAAAATGCAAGTTGTACTGTGTATTCTCTTGCATTATGGTTAATTGGTTCCATGGAATAATTGGTGGACAAAcccaataatatattaattatattttctgATATCTTACCTTTTCCTTTATTAGAAAAGCTATTACTTTTAATGATGAGATACACAACTTCTAGTTAAATCCCTCCTAAGTCCTAAAGCTTAACTAATTGCTGCTCAAAACTCCTTCTCTCGGTCCAAAACTATCCTTTGAAGGGCAACTCTCTGGTGATTTGTAGTATTATATTATCAGTagaaaaatggtattttttactttgttaattacttgattagtagtattttataattttgtttttttaaataaagatcataataaaaaggacaatattacccctttaaatttctactatacctaatattattggtagtataatgtACTCTCagtcgtccgataaaaataaatcaacagtATAGATTAAATTCTTCTTACAATTAAAATACACTAgagtcagcccctcctttgaaAACCTGCACTAAAACAAATAGTAGGGACAGAGGAAAAACTTAGGTGTGGTGGTAGAGTTATAGTTGCATTTTCTGCTCTCTTTTAGTATTGCGGTGAGTTAACATAATCTCGTGTAGGGCACCAACGTGAAGATATTTTGGTATTTGGTAAACTGCTTTTATctaactattatatgttaAAAACAATAGTATTATATAAAACAATTAAGAAAAACACGATATTCGATATTCGGTAATACATTTAACCTAACTAATACTCAACTCATAAAACTAACTAACAATTACTACATCGGAGGAGTATTGAGGATGGAGCAAAGTTTTCATTCCACAATAATTTAGAGCATAAGACAGCCATCAATAAGGGGGTTTTGCCTGGCCAACTAGACAAATTTAGTAACGTGGAGCGAGAGGAGAGATAAATACATTGGCTTAACATCAACTCTTAGCTTCTACTACCACAAGAGAATTTTTTCTTCATGAGgattgagaagaaaaggaagattAGTacaaaaaactattttagtgGGTTTATGCTTAGAgccattaattatttgttaaccGTTCGAGGAGGATAGTCTATAGATGACATGTATTGTCTAAGAGACTATATTAGGCTCTATTATTTGAACATGCTTCATTTACAATaagtataatataatatacaaCATAACAACGACAAAAATATTCCGTGTCCACCTGACTTCAATATCTCAACTATCCatatttatggaaaaaaaccgataaaaattttgtgagaTCCATAAACTCAACTTCAGATCAAACTATAAAGTGGATGCTTGAGGATCAGAATAGGCCATCACATCAGTGTAGTCCATGCAATTATTGTCTCATCTGCCtaacccaaaaaaatttgtgaagTACATTCTTTgttctataatataaataattctagtatctaaattttgtatcaaaatataggtatttattatactatttataatattatttatcacATTAATTacttcttatttatttttttcttattttatgcCCACTTACCATGTACCTCACGTTCCCACCATCAtacatttctcatttattaaatgaCACTATAGTCTTTTCCTTGCAATCCTCATATCTGCTTAAAAAACctagattattttgttatagttaGTTCCTGGCATTGCAATGATCAATTTCTCTTGTCAAAAGTTGCATCAAAGAAACACGGCTTGATTCAACAAATGCTACaatcaattagtttttttttctgcggTCTTAGTTTCCGTTATGGGTGCAAAATTGTATACGTCTTTGAGCTCTCCGAAACTTTTCAGCCCCTTTAtgctcaaaatcaattttggaACGACGAAATGATTATGAAAAATCAGCAATAATAAATAGAGATCGGCCGCGGTTATTTGAGGTCACGGCCGACCTTAACTAGAATCGAATTCCTGCATCAATTCCAGCCCAGAAGATCTGCCCACCAGTCCGTCGTGCTGCACTCTACGAGCTCCTCGTCGTTGCCTCTCTGCCtgtgctgcggctgcggctgctgcagCATGgagccatcgccgtcgccgctggacGAACTGCCGTCGTTTGGTGGGctcctttttctcttctgaCCCTTCCCCCCTTCAGCATCCTCGTCGGCAAACGCAGCCGcggtggacgacgacggcgctggGTTGTTCCTGCTGCTGccacctccggcggcggccaccgagGAGCTCGGCCGGCGATCGAACTGCCGGGGGCACCCTGACCTGGTGTACAGCCGGCACAAGCTGAACTCGCTCCTCGTCTGCAAAATGATCGAACAAACATAAACGGTTATTGATCAGCTGCTCTGGCCTCTGGATAGGTATTATGTGATTATATCCCAAGTCGCAGTTTCCCTCACGGCTCGTGCATCTACAGTTAGGTAGACTATCACCAGacatcagctagctagcatacAAGATCACGATCACCATTGCAAGTAGAGCATAAAGGAATATGTTTTGGAATGAGACATGATTGATAGTATTGCAACTTGACCATGgtgttgggttttttttatataggttcGGATAAAAAGAGGCATTTTTAATTTACCTGGAGATAAGGGTTTGGTGCCGGGGCAGTTGcatgcgcggcggcggcgtctgaGTCGTCGTCTCCCTCGAAGGCTCTGTACTCGTTCATCTTCCACTTGGTCTTGGACCccgccggcgcgcggccgcggtAGAACACCATGGTCTTCTTGGTCCCGATGGGGCGGCCGTCGGCCGAGTAGACCCACCCCGGCGTGCCGGCCGCCTTCCAGTACCCCGACGGCGTCGTGCGGCTCGGCCGCCCGCCCCgcgcctcccgctcctgcCGCGGGCAGAAGTAGAACCAcggctcctcgtcgccggtccACGCGCCTTGGTGCACCTCTGCAGAACGCACAATCAACGTACCCGACCAATCAGCAACCATTAGCCGCGGCCCGCACACATTGCACGGCAAGCGGCCGGCGTGTCTAGCTAGGGGTGTGAACTAATGAACTGTGAAGACGACGTGGCGTGCCTGGGAGCTG
Encoded proteins:
- the LOC102701544 gene encoding NAC domain-containing protein 90-like encodes the protein MGELPPGYRFYPTEEELVCFYLRHKLDGRRCRDIERVIPVADVCSLDPWQLPEVHQGAWTGDEEPWFYFCPRQEREARGGRPSRTTPSGYWKAAGTPGWVYSADGRPIGTKKTMVFYRGRAPAGSKTKWKMNEYRAFEGDDDSDAAAAHATAPAPNPYLQTRSEFSLCRLYTRSGCPRQFDRRPSSSVAAAGGGSSRNNPAPSSSTAAAFADEDAEGGKGQKRKRSPPNDGSSSSGDGDGSMLQQPQPQHRQRGNDEELVECSTTDWWADLLGWN